Proteins encoded together in one Nitrospiria bacterium window:
- a CDS encoding polysaccharide biosynthesis/export family protein, with protein sequence MKGFETAWAIVASAALCLLPVPVGAITDGTPTDLGYRLGPEDVLQISVWKDDSLTREVLVRPDGMISFPLIGEVQAEGRTAEELRKDIRQRLSPFIPEPTVSVAVTKVNSYKIYVIGKVNRPGEYLVGHYSNVMQALSLAGGMTPYASENGIKVLRWEQGNQRTYPFRYGDVKKGNHLEQNILLQRGDVIVVP encoded by the coding sequence GTGAAAGGGTTTGAGACCGCATGGGCCATTGTGGCATCGGCGGCGTTGTGCCTTCTGCCGGTTCCGGTCGGTGCGATAACGGATGGAACACCCACGGATCTCGGATACCGCCTGGGACCGGAGGACGTTTTGCAGATCTCGGTTTGGAAGGACGATAGCCTGACCCGCGAGGTGCTGGTCCGTCCGGACGGAATGATTTCATTCCCGCTGATCGGGGAGGTCCAGGCCGAGGGGAGAACCGCCGAGGAACTCCGAAAGGATATCCGGCAGCGCCTATCGCCGTTCATCCCCGAACCGACCGTATCGGTCGCGGTGACGAAAGTGAACAGCTATAAGATTTACGTGATCGGGAAAGTGAACCGTCCGGGCGAATATCTCGTCGGCCATTACTCCAACGTCATGCAGGCGCTGAGCCTCGCCGGCGGGATGACGCCGTACGCCTCCGAAAACGGGATCAAGGTGCTGCGTTGGGAGCAGGGCAACCAACGGACCTATCCGTTTCGCTACGGCGATGTGAAAAAGGGGAACCACCTGGAACAGAACATCCTCCTTCAACGGGGGGACGTGATCGTGGTTCCATGA
- a CDS encoding tetratricopeptide repeat protein, translating to MERMKIWMVIPLMILTGVIGCSSPQDRKAEYTERARQYMQEGNWPKARVALRNVLKIDPKDPEAYFMYAQVEEKEKNWQEAFGHYLRVVEINPDYREALIQLGRYYLDAGMSDKVAEMADRVLSQHPGDAQAEILKAALLVRDGRVREAIQKAEGVMRLHPQEPDAASLLAALYVREQRPGDAEKVLREAVGANPDNIVLLSNLGNLLVRLEKKEEAEPLFQKMVQVEPHVFDHRLRLAGFYEHYHELDKAETTLREAIQQEPDNDRGWLGLAEFVTAHKGIREGEAVLLEAVKKSDNAAQFQFALGQLYQKAKKTEEARRVYEKIVNEEEDRPQGLNARVKLAEMDFAEGNRESAEKRLQEVLKKNPRSSDALLVQGKISLLDGEGQDAVGAFRSVLKDQPERADVHSLLGQAYLATGEGPLARESLEKAVALDPRQFDARRVLARLDAADGKPEAARGRLEAILRETPNDVETLGALLTLNMADRDWRGAEAALTRVQAAGADPVVADMAEGSLGQARRQWERATRAYDRAMDLRPDAPAPLFGLMQVELAQGKKEEASGRLRKLISARPEHPYAHGMLGEVLVVQGDRAGAEHEFLEAIRLKPDWVTPWIDLSNLKLLQEKPSDAAAVLEKGLRANPKSEELQVLLAAAQTQIGQTDQAIQLYEKVLDKNPNVLLAANNLASLLTEHRGDPQSLERALALSRDFEKTAPNPLFLDTLGWVYVKMGRFEDGVRVFQKIESKVPDRPILYYHLGMAYYKVGNEIKARRYLGRAVQASKPFPGIEDARAALAQIAQVKG from the coding sequence ATGGAACGGATGAAAATCTGGATGGTGATCCCGTTGATGATCCTGACGGGTGTCATCGGGTGCAGCAGCCCGCAGGACCGAAAAGCCGAATACACGGAGCGGGCGAGGCAGTACATGCAGGAAGGGAACTGGCCGAAGGCCCGCGTGGCGCTGCGCAACGTCTTAAAGATCGATCCCAAAGATCCCGAGGCCTATTTCATGTACGCCCAGGTGGAGGAAAAGGAAAAGAACTGGCAGGAGGCCTTTGGCCACTACTTGAGGGTCGTCGAAATCAATCCGGATTACCGGGAGGCCTTGATCCAACTGGGCCGGTATTATCTGGATGCCGGAATGTCCGACAAGGTCGCGGAGATGGCGGACAGGGTTTTGAGTCAACATCCCGGCGATGCCCAGGCCGAGATTCTGAAAGCCGCCCTCCTGGTCCGGGACGGTCGAGTCCGGGAGGCGATCCAAAAGGCCGAAGGGGTGATGCGGCTTCATCCCCAGGAGCCGGACGCGGCCAGCCTGCTGGCGGCGCTCTACGTACGCGAACAGCGGCCGGGCGATGCCGAAAAAGTTTTGAGAGAGGCGGTTGGAGCGAATCCCGACAACATCGTACTGCTCAGCAACCTTGGAAACCTCCTGGTTCGCCTGGAGAAAAAGGAGGAGGCGGAGCCGCTCTTTCAAAAAATGGTCCAGGTGGAACCGCATGTCTTTGATCATCGATTAAGACTGGCCGGGTTCTACGAGCATTACCACGAGTTGGACAAGGCCGAAACGACACTCAGGGAAGCGATCCAACAGGAACCCGACAACGATCGGGGATGGCTGGGTCTCGCCGAGTTTGTGACCGCCCACAAAGGGATCCGGGAGGGGGAGGCGGTTTTGTTGGAAGCCGTTAAGAAATCGGACAATGCCGCCCAGTTTCAGTTCGCCTTGGGGCAACTCTACCAGAAGGCCAAGAAAACGGAGGAGGCCCGGAGAGTATACGAGAAGATCGTGAACGAGGAAGAGGACCGCCCCCAGGGTTTGAACGCCCGGGTGAAATTGGCCGAGATGGATTTCGCCGAAGGGAATCGGGAATCGGCCGAGAAGCGCCTGCAGGAAGTCTTGAAGAAAAATCCCCGCTCCTCGGACGCACTGCTCGTCCAGGGCAAGATCTCGCTGCTCGATGGAGAAGGCCAGGATGCCGTCGGGGCCTTCCGGTCCGTGCTCAAGGATCAGCCCGAAAGGGCGGACGTCCATTCCCTTTTGGGCCAGGCCTATCTGGCGACGGGTGAGGGCCCCCTGGCCCGCGAGAGTCTGGAGAAGGCCGTGGCGCTGGACCCTCGACAGTTCGATGCCCGTCGGGTTCTCGCCCGGTTGGACGCCGCGGATGGAAAACCGGAGGCCGCCCGCGGCCGCCTGGAAGCGATCCTGAGGGAAACGCCGAACGATGTTGAGACCTTGGGCGCCCTGTTGACGCTTAATATGGCGGATCGGGATTGGCGCGGGGCCGAGGCGGCGCTCACCCGTGTTCAGGCGGCCGGCGCCGATCCGGTCGTGGCGGACATGGCGGAGGGAAGCCTCGGTCAAGCCCGCAGGCAATGGGAGAGGGCGACCCGGGCCTATGATCGCGCGATGGACCTTCGGCCGGATGCCCCCGCTCCTCTGTTTGGGCTGATGCAGGTGGAGCTGGCGCAGGGAAAAAAAGAAGAAGCGAGCGGTCGGCTTCGAAAGCTCATCTCCGCTCGCCCCGAACACCCTTACGCCCATGGAATGCTGGGCGAGGTCCTGGTGGTGCAGGGGGATCGGGCCGGGGCGGAACACGAGTTTTTGGAAGCGATCCGACTCAAGCCGGATTGGGTCACCCCTTGGATCGATCTGTCCAATTTGAAGCTCCTGCAGGAAAAGCCATCCGATGCAGCGGCGGTGTTGGAAAAAGGGCTTCGGGCGAACCCGAAATCCGAAGAGCTCCAGGTGCTTTTGGCGGCGGCTCAAACGCAGATCGGACAAACCGATCAGGCGATCCAGCTCTACGAAAAAGTCCTGGATAAAAACCCCAATGTCCTGTTGGCCGCCAACAACCTGGCCTCCTTGTTGACGGAACACAGGGGAGATCCACAGAGCCTGGAACGCGCGCTCGCCTTGAGCCGGGATTTCGAAAAGACGGCCCCCAATCCCTTGTTCCTGGACACACTGGGATGGGTCTACGTGAAAATGGGCCGGTTTGAGGACGGGGTGCGGGTGTTCCAGAAGATCGAATCGAAGGTGCCCGACCGTCCGATCCTGTATTACCATCTCGGGATGGCCTATTACAAGGTGGGAAATGAAATCAAAGCCAGGCGTTACCTGGGGCGGGCGGTTCAGGCCTCCAAGCCTTTCCCCGGCATCGAGGATGCCCGGGCCGCGCTGGCTCAGATCGCTCAGGTCAAAGGATGA
- a CDS encoding MraY family glycosyltransferase, producing MTLFYAFVCSLLICIALIPPLMRWAGPLRLLDMPGERKMHAVPVVRVGGIAMAAGALASILLFAPMDREVSSYLIGAGIILFFGVWDDRSSLDFKSKFMAQVLAILIVTGYGGIRLKSLPFLDGTDWGPWLATPVTLLVLLGITNAVNLSDGLDGLAGGLCLLSFAGLAYLATLSGDPIVMILSFSVLGGVFGFLRFNTYPAKVFMGDSGSQFLGYSAAVSAVILSDPARSPFSPILALLVIGLPVLDTLMVMGQRLRERRSPFLADKNHIHHKLLSVGFFHHEAVVIIYLIQAAMIGLAYLMRWHEDGELLAVYTLFAGAVLIFSVLVAGGRLRWRRADRGRSLSAVLMRRIKESGRLSEIPFWILGMGMLLFLGLGAFVPYQIPADFGIFAVLLFGILLGGFVIFRRAIPLLVRLGLYVVGAFLIYLSEGGFRDAGGPIHLMLNLFFVLMAVVVLIAIQLNRDNSFRVTPLDFLVLLVAMIVPSLSEIRLGEIPLGLLVLKLIVLFFAYELILVRLSNRWVPLGMVVLWALMILGVRAWAA from the coding sequence ATGACCCTCTTTTACGCGTTTGTATGTTCCTTGCTGATCTGCATCGCGCTGATCCCTCCGTTGATGCGATGGGCGGGACCTCTTCGTCTCCTGGACATGCCCGGCGAGCGGAAAATGCACGCCGTCCCGGTCGTCCGGGTGGGAGGAATCGCGATGGCCGCCGGGGCGTTGGCGTCGATCCTGTTATTTGCGCCGATGGACCGGGAGGTTTCATCCTATCTGATCGGCGCGGGAATCATTCTGTTTTTCGGGGTGTGGGACGACCGCTCGAGCCTCGACTTCAAGTCGAAATTTATGGCGCAAGTGTTGGCGATTCTGATCGTGACGGGGTACGGAGGGATCCGTTTGAAGAGCCTGCCCTTCCTCGACGGGACGGATTGGGGTCCATGGTTGGCGACCCCGGTGACCCTTCTGGTCCTGCTCGGAATCACGAACGCCGTCAACCTGTCGGACGGACTGGACGGACTGGCCGGCGGGCTTTGTTTGCTCAGCTTCGCCGGGCTGGCCTACCTGGCCACACTGTCGGGAGACCCTATTGTGATGATCCTGTCGTTCTCGGTGCTGGGGGGTGTTTTCGGATTTTTGCGTTTTAACACCTATCCGGCGAAGGTTTTCATGGGGGACAGCGGGAGTCAATTTCTCGGGTATTCCGCGGCCGTTTCGGCCGTGATCCTGAGCGATCCCGCTCGATCGCCTTTCAGTCCGATCCTGGCCCTTCTCGTGATCGGCCTGCCGGTGCTGGATACGCTCATGGTGATGGGCCAGCGCCTCCGGGAGCGCCGGTCCCCTTTTCTCGCGGATAAAAATCATATCCACCACAAGCTCTTATCGGTCGGTTTTTTCCATCACGAAGCCGTCGTGATTATTTATCTCATTCAGGCCGCGATGATCGGCCTGGCCTATCTGATGCGCTGGCATGAGGATGGGGAGCTGTTGGCCGTGTACACCTTGTTCGCGGGGGCGGTTCTTATCTTTTCCGTTCTGGTCGCGGGGGGCCGATTGCGATGGCGACGGGCCGACCGCGGCCGATCGCTCTCGGCGGTTCTGATGCGACGGATCAAGGAATCGGGGCGTCTTTCGGAGATTCCATTCTGGATTTTGGGAATGGGGATGCTGCTGTTTTTGGGGTTGGGCGCCTTCGTTCCCTATCAGATCCCGGCCGATTTCGGGATTTTCGCGGTCTTGCTGTTCGGCATTCTGCTCGGCGGCTTCGTGATCTTTCGTCGGGCGATCCCGCTTCTGGTCCGTCTGGGCTTGTACGTAGTGGGTGCATTTCTAATTTACCTGAGCGAGGGGGGATTCCGGGACGCCGGAGGGCCCATCCATTTGATGTTGAACCTGTTCTTCGTCCTGATGGCGGTGGTGGTTCTGATCGCCATCCAACTGAACCGGGATAATTCCTTCCGGGTCACCCCCCTCGATTTTCTCGTCTTGCTGGTTGCGATGATTGTCCCGAGCCTTTCGGAGATCCGCCTGGGAGAAATACCGCTGGGCCTGCTCGTGTTGAAATTGATCGTGCTGTTTTTCGCCTACGAGCTGATTCTCGTCAGGCTTTCGAACCGGTGGGTCCCGTTGGGGATGGTGGTGCTTTGGGCCTTGATGATTCTTGGGGTCCGGGCTTGGGCGGCCTGA
- the xrtD gene encoding VPLPA-CTERM-specific exosortase XrtD: MEFESMGVMEILYKRWFWQMAVLPVLLLAIIYYPGMAYMVKSWYTDENYGYGFFVPLISLYLIWQRRERLKAIDRGGTWWGFPVVSVGLGLYFIGELSTLYVLIHLSLLVVVTGLLLSVIGTRGLREIAFPVFFLLTMIPLPDFLYQGFSARMQLISSELGVGFLKLVGVTAFREGNVIDLGPIQLQVAEACSGLRYLFPLSTLALICAYLYREDLWKRAALFLSSFPIAIFLNGFRIGVTGFLVDRYGRVTAEGFFHAFSGWLLFVCSLLMLVGEMWVLGRIGARGRRRSLSEMFGPAPAATADEGEGSGVRKSGSVLSPPAYFVSLALFVPVIIASTHVVSGEEIPPARPTFAEFPMNVGAWTGRSFPMEEEYVKTLQFDDYLLADYRGPGDSPINFYVAYYQSQRKGQSAHSPRTCIPGGGWEITSLEEKKIGPEAGFPLTVNRAVIQKGTDERVVYYWFQQRGRILTNEYLVKFYLFWDALTKNRTDGALVRLTAPVPKGKSAADVDRRLVEFAGEVRPILARFIPH, from the coding sequence ATGGAATTCGAATCGATGGGCGTTATGGAAATCCTGTACAAACGTTGGTTCTGGCAGATGGCGGTTCTTCCCGTCCTGCTCTTGGCGATCATCTATTACCCGGGAATGGCCTACATGGTAAAGTCATGGTACACGGATGAGAATTACGGCTACGGCTTCTTTGTCCCGTTGATCTCTCTCTATCTGATTTGGCAACGGCGCGAGAGGCTGAAGGCGATCGACCGGGGCGGAACCTGGTGGGGTTTCCCGGTCGTGTCGGTCGGTTTGGGACTTTATTTCATCGGAGAGCTTTCCACCCTGTATGTCCTGATTCACCTTTCGCTCCTTGTGGTCGTGACCGGCCTGTTGCTCTCGGTCATCGGGACACGCGGCCTGAGGGAGATCGCCTTTCCCGTTTTCTTTCTTCTCACCATGATTCCCCTTCCCGATTTTCTGTATCAGGGATTTTCGGCCAGGATGCAACTGATTTCCTCCGAACTCGGCGTCGGCTTCTTGAAGCTGGTCGGGGTGACGGCCTTTCGGGAAGGGAACGTGATCGACCTCGGGCCGATTCAACTTCAGGTGGCGGAGGCCTGCAGCGGATTACGATACCTCTTTCCCTTATCGACACTGGCGTTGATCTGCGCTTATCTTTACCGGGAGGACCTTTGGAAGCGGGCGGCCCTTTTTCTGTCGAGTTTTCCGATCGCGATTTTTCTCAACGGGTTTCGAATCGGCGTGACCGGATTCCTGGTCGACCGCTACGGCCGGGTGACCGCGGAGGGATTTTTCCACGCTTTTTCGGGATGGCTGTTGTTCGTCTGTAGCCTCCTGATGCTGGTCGGCGAAATGTGGGTCCTCGGGCGGATCGGCGCACGGGGGAGACGGCGGTCCTTGTCGGAAATGTTCGGTCCCGCCCCGGCCGCGACAGCGGATGAGGGGGAGGGCTCGGGGGTCCGGAAATCGGGATCGGTTTTGTCCCCTCCGGCCTATTTCGTTTCCCTGGCCCTTTTCGTTCCGGTGATCATCGCCTCGACCCATGTCGTCTCGGGTGAGGAAATCCCGCCGGCCCGGCCGACGTTTGCCGAGTTTCCGATGAATGTGGGGGCTTGGACGGGGAGGAGTTTTCCGATGGAGGAGGAGTACGTGAAAACGCTCCAGTTCGACGACTACCTCCTGGCGGACTATCGCGGCCCGGGCGATTCCCCGATCAACTTCTATGTCGCTTACTACCAGTCCCAGAGGAAGGGTCAGTCGGCCCACTCCCCCCGAACCTGTATTCCGGGCGGGGGGTGGGAGATTACCTCCCTGGAAGAGAAAAAGATTGGTCCGGAGGCCGGGTTTCCTCTGACGGTGAACCGGGCCGTGATTCAGAAAGGAACCGACGAACGGGTCGTCTATTACTGGTTTCAGCAGCGGGGAAGGATCTTAACCAACGAGTATCTGGTCAAGTTTTATCTTTTCTGGGATGCCTTGACCAAAAACCGAACCGACGGGGCCCTGGTCCGCCTGACGGCCCCCGTGCCCAAGGGGAAAAGCGCCGCCGACGTCGACCGCCGACTCGTCGAATTCGCGGGCGAGGTCCGTCCCATTTTGGCGCGTTTCATACCGCATTAA
- a CDS encoding WecB/TagA/CpsF family glycosyltransferase — MRPKRIELLGVPLDCVDLPLALSAVEEMMRDDRPGMVIAVNPEKVIKAIKSPVLLDPLREARLLIPDGIGVVMAARLLGLGRMKRVPGSELMPAICERAARKGYRVFLFGGGPEVNRDTMDALRRRFPGIQIVGGQHGYLKEEEMPGLIDRINASKAEVLFVALGSPKQEIWMKRYLPRLNIKVCQGVGGTFDVLAGRVKRAPAVIRKVHLEWLYRLLSEPRRLVRQTALPRFAVRVLRQFVIG, encoded by the coding sequence ATGAGGCCCAAGCGAATCGAGCTGCTCGGTGTGCCGCTGGACTGTGTTGACCTCCCGCTGGCCTTGAGCGCCGTTGAAGAGATGATGCGGGACGATCGGCCCGGCATGGTGATCGCGGTGAACCCCGAAAAGGTGATCAAGGCGATCAAGAGTCCGGTGCTCTTGGACCCGCTTCGGGAGGCCCGCCTGTTGATTCCGGACGGGATCGGCGTCGTGATGGCGGCCCGCCTCCTGGGGTTGGGGAGGATGAAAAGGGTCCCGGGGTCGGAGCTGATGCCGGCCATCTGTGAGCGGGCCGCGCGGAAAGGATATCGGGTCTTTCTTTTCGGGGGCGGTCCGGAGGTGAATCGCGATACGATGGATGCCCTGCGGCGGCGTTTCCCGGGCATTCAAATCGTGGGGGGGCAACACGGTTATCTCAAAGAGGAAGAGATGCCCGGCCTGATCGACCGCATCAATGCCTCGAAAGCGGAGGTGCTTTTTGTCGCATTGGGTAGTCCGAAGCAGGAGATTTGGATGAAGCGGTATCTCCCGCGGCTGAACATCAAGGTTTGCCAAGGCGTGGGTGGGACATTCGATGTGCTCGCCGGACGGGTGAAGCGCGCTCCGGCGGTCATCCGGAAGGTCCACCTCGAATGGCTTTATCGCCTCCTCTCCGAACCGAGGCGTCTGGTCCGGCAGACCGCGCTGCCCCGATTCGCCGTGCGGGTGTTGCGGCAATTCGTGATCGGCTGA
- a CDS encoding alginate lyase family protein: MFKSDAMPSGEDFRWYVKRLKVMSPFEIVSRIAEQCSLKAMEVKYKMRPAHAHPFRYDIHRFGFCTGSEPRLPELPWSFPQDDSTIQDLLAGSCKALGYPWTWRPDPSVWHEAPDTGKRWPQIFFGSIPYRNGNPYGDVRVAWEPSRLQQLVLLGLLAGKNDGALGERAAVRLEEQLLSWVEANPTQQGIHYISAMECALRILAVCYAVDLARKKLAGSSRIWKAVLVLVNGHADFINRRLSLYSSAGNHTIAESAGLVYAGTLFPELDGAEGWKNLGLAQLDREASRQIALDGGGSEQAFGYLQFIVDLYGLVVALMDHHHDPVPPAVRYAHTRGRQFLNAFGNSPEECPSIGDSDTGYALSPFLRLSRDDSPARQALLTFEDSGYSMIRDGNNGEITLIFDHGPLGMAPSYGHGHADALSVFFRAGREEILIDSGTYTYAGDPRWRSYFRGTPAHNTVTVDGSDQAVQETPFMWSRPFQTRIIRREEAWDGEIRLLAYHDGYTRLKPGVEHWRAVIYRPPGLWLIFDRLAGEGLHTLDLHWHCGVSPVRNGEAFLLRARDRDFNLVVQGGELSLHSGEESPILGWRSRRYGFKEPVTMLRARYHGKLPHRFVTQIRTGDGATKISDTECSGIQGWMDEAQANRAARCAAGLC; encoded by the coding sequence ATGTTTAAGAGCGATGCGATGCCTTCGGGGGAAGATTTCCGGTGGTACGTCAAGCGGCTTAAGGTGATGAGCCCGTTCGAGATCGTGTCCCGGATCGCCGAGCAGTGTTCACTGAAGGCGATGGAGGTGAAATACAAGATGCGGCCGGCACACGCGCATCCCTTTCGTTACGACATTCATCGCTTCGGTTTCTGCACCGGATCCGAGCCCAGACTTCCGGAGCTTCCCTGGTCGTTTCCACAGGATGATTCTACAATCCAGGATCTTCTGGCCGGATCGTGCAAGGCGCTGGGTTATCCATGGACCTGGAGGCCGGATCCGTCGGTCTGGCACGAAGCGCCGGACACGGGAAAACGGTGGCCTCAGATTTTTTTCGGTTCCATCCCCTACCGAAACGGAAACCCATACGGGGATGTTCGCGTGGCCTGGGAGCCTTCCCGACTGCAGCAGTTGGTTTTGTTGGGCCTGTTGGCCGGGAAGAACGATGGAGCGCTTGGGGAACGGGCCGCTGTTCGGTTAGAAGAACAACTCCTGTCCTGGGTTGAGGCGAATCCGACACAGCAAGGCATTCATTACATCTCCGCCATGGAATGTGCCCTCCGGATCCTGGCTGTTTGTTATGCGGTGGACCTTGCGCGAAAAAAACTGGCCGGGTCATCGCGAATCTGGAAGGCCGTGTTGGTTCTGGTCAACGGCCATGCCGATTTTATCAATCGTCGGCTCTCTCTGTATTCTTCAGCGGGCAACCACACCATTGCGGAGTCCGCCGGACTGGTTTACGCGGGAACGCTCTTCCCGGAGTTGGACGGAGCGGAGGGTTGGAAAAACCTGGGACTGGCACAGTTGGACCGGGAAGCGAGCCGGCAGATCGCGTTGGACGGGGGCGGATCGGAACAGGCCTTTGGGTATCTCCAGTTTATTGTCGATCTATACGGCCTGGTGGTTGCGTTGATGGATCATCACCACGACCCTGTCCCGCCCGCCGTCCGATACGCCCACACCCGGGGGAGGCAATTTTTAAACGCGTTCGGGAATTCTCCGGAAGAATGTCCTTCCATCGGGGATTCCGACACCGGTTACGCCCTTTCTCCGTTTCTCCGTCTGTCCCGGGATGATTCCCCGGCCCGTCAAGCCCTCTTGACCTTCGAGGATTCCGGGTATTCGATGATCCGGGACGGAAACAACGGGGAGATCACGCTCATTTTTGATCACGGTCCTTTGGGGATGGCGCCTTCCTACGGGCACGGCCATGCCGATGCGCTATCCGTCTTCTTTCGGGCGGGGAGGGAAGAAATCCTGATCGATTCCGGTACCTACACCTATGCCGGGGATCCGCGCTGGAGGTCGTATTTTCGGGGCACGCCGGCCCACAATACCGTAACGGTAGATGGGTCGGATCAGGCGGTTCAGGAAACGCCGTTCATGTGGTCTCGCCCTTTTCAGACTCGAATCATCCGTCGCGAGGAAGCCTGGGACGGGGAAATTCGTCTCTTGGCCTATCACGACGGCTACACACGATTGAAGCCGGGGGTTGAACATTGGCGTGCGGTGATCTATCGTCCGCCGGGCCTGTGGCTGATCTTCGACCGTCTGGCCGGTGAAGGCCTTCACACACTGGACCTCCACTGGCATTGCGGGGTTTCGCCCGTCCGGAACGGCGAGGCGTTTCTTTTACGCGCCCGCGATCGGGACTTTAATCTCGTCGTCCAGGGCGGGGAGCTTTCCCTTCATTCCGGGGAGGAGAGTCCGATCCTGGGGTGGAGGTCGCGTCGATACGGATTCAAAGAACCGGTCACGATGCTTCGGGCGCGATACCACGGAAAGCTTCCCCACCGATTCGTGACGCAGATCCGGACCGGCGATGGGGCGACGAAGATATCGGATACGGAATGTTCCGGGATCCAGGGGTGGATGGATGAGGCCCAAGCGAATCGAGCTGCTCGGTGTGCCGCTGGACTGTGTTGA